A single genomic interval of Macadamia integrifolia cultivar HAES 741 chromosome 6, SCU_Mint_v3, whole genome shotgun sequence harbors:
- the LOC122081790 gene encoding L10-interacting MYB domain-containing protein-like isoform X6 produces the protein MEHQVEFSTVQQEVLLQTDDQDDKDDLVGIADDTVITDEGCWPNDHTPESRTEGKDNQPPASSDRLRTIWTPAMNLYFIDIMLEQVRNGYKIRNTFHRKAWDDMVASFNRKFVGLQVDKEILRNRSKKLRLQHNALKTLLDQNGFHWDETRKMVTADDRFWNEYLKAHPEVQPYRRKSFPNYSDLCAIFGSETNDGRYEVSGQDVKTIYNTPVMKTGVAIKSLHLVPISSGHKDQCVVSCIVARSSQFVDGMDTQFPTSSERSRTNWTPTMDRYFIDIMIEQVHKGYKNGNIFRKKAWEDMVALFNTKFGFQLDKEVLRNRHKKLRLRYNAIKTLLDHDQFLWDETRQMVTAEDKVWDDYLKIHPEARSYRTKTVLNYKDLCIIYGNETANGTVNRLVHDANLDSSTAVKVAGELGGLQSLAVSASHGDPGVVRSSQFEGIDDQDPPTNDHMKTNWTPPMDRYFIELMMDQVNRGYKVGNAFRKEAWVQMLALFNVKFGMELDKEALRNRYRKLRMQYNALKTLLDHSGFRWDETRQMVTADDNVWDNYLKARPEARSYRTKTVPNYNDLCVIYGHPTTDGRHRCSGHEVDLKYMPGMEIEVWEEPISPTSVGHGDPLIDTQESSSQSDEAVDISNQQNKRPFALPSTLGHSRKMQRCSDQRMVDALREMAIAVTSLANKKENDSPNTIQNVVNALKAIPDIDEDLFLDACDLLENEQKAKMFLALDVTIRKKWLMRKLRP, from the exons AAGGAAAAGATAACCAACCCCCAGCCAGTAGTGATCGCCTTAGAACTATATGGACACCAGCAATGAACCTCTATTTTATTGACATCATGCTAGAACAAGTGCGTAATGGTTATAAGATTCGCAATACGTTTCACAGAAAAGCATGGGATGATATGGTTGCTTCATTCAATAGAAAATTTGTTGGGTTGCAAGTGGATAAGGAGATTCTACGAAATCGATCAAAAAAGTTGAGGCTACAACATAATGCTCTGAAAACTCTTCTCGACCAGAATGGGTTCCACTGGGATGAGACACGGAAAATGGTCACTGCGGATGATCGTTTCTGGAATGAGTATCTCAAG GCACACCCTGAAGTACAACCATACAGGAGAAAATCATTCCCGAACTACAGTGATTTGTGTGCAATCTTTGGAAGCGAAACTAATGATGGAAGATACGAGGTTTCAGGGCAGGATGTGAAGACCATTTACAACACCCCTGTTATGAAGACAGGTGTGGCAATCAAAAGTCTGCATTTGGTGCCTATCTCATCTGGCCATAAAGATCAATGTGTGGTGAG TTGCATTGTTGCTAGGTCATCCCAATTTGTTGATGGAATGGATACTCAATTCCCCACTAGTAGTGAACGTTCAAGGACTAATTGGACACCAACAATGGACCGTTATTTTATTGACATAATGATTGAGCAAGTGCATAAAGGCTACAAGAATGGTAATATATTTCGCAAAAAAGCATGGGAAGACATGGTTGCATTGTTCAATACAAAATTTGGCTTCCAGTTGGACAAGGAGGTATTGAGGAATCGCCACAAAAAGTTGAGGCTGCGATACAATGCTATCAAAACCCTTCTTGACCATGATCAGTTCCTCTGGGACGAAACAAGACAAATGGTGACAGCCGAAGATAAAGTTTGGGATGATTATCTGAAG ATTCATCCTGAAGCACGATCATACAGAACGAAGACTGTCCTAAACTATAAAGACCTCTGCATCATCTATGGAAATGAAACCGCTAATGGAACAGTCAACCGCTTAGTGCATGATGCGAACCTCGACAGCAGTACAGCAGTGAAGGTTGCTGGGGAACTGGGAGGTTTACAATCTCTAGCTGTGTCTGCTTCCCATGGAGATCCAGGTGTGGTAAG GTCTTCTCAGTTTGAAGGAATAGATGACCAAGATCCTCCTACTAATGATCATATGAAGACTAATTGGACACCACCAATGGACCGTTATTTCATTGAATTGATGATGGATCAAGTTAACAGAGGGTATAAGGTTGGCAATGCATTTAGGAAAGAAGCATGGGTTCAAATGCTTGCATTGTTCAATGTAAAGTTTGGAATGGAATTGGATAAGGAGGCTCTTAGAAACCGGTACCGGAAATTGCGGATGCAATACAATGCTCTGAAAACTCTTTTGGACCACAGTGGCTTTCGCTGGGATGAAACACGACAAATGGTGACAGCTGATGATAATGTTTGGGATAATTATCTAAAG GCACGCCCTGAAGCACGATCATATAGAACTAAAACAGTACCGAACTATAATGATTTGTGCGTGATATATGGACATCCAACTACTGATGGAAGACACAGATGTTCTGGACATGAGGTAGATCTCAAATACATGCCAGGAATGGAGATTGAAGTGTGGGAAGAACCAATTTCTCCAACATCTGTGGGCCATGGAGATCCACTTATTGACACACAGGAATCATCATCACAATCTGATGAGGCTGTCGATATCTCTAATCAACAGAACAAACGCCCATTTGCTCTGCCATCAACCTTAGGACATTCTAGGAAAATGCAGAGATGCAGTGACCAGAGGATGGTGGATGCTCTTCGTGAAATGGCAATTGCTGTTACTTCACTGGCAAATAAGAAAGAGAACGATTCCCCCAATACTATACAAAATGTGGTTAATGCTCTTAAGGCTATACCAGATATAGATGAAGATCTGTTTCTTGATGCTTGCGATCTTTTGGAAAATGAACAAAAAGCAAAGATGTTTCTTGCTTTGGATGTGACAATCAGGAAGAAGTGGTTGATGAGGAAGCTTCGACCATAG